A region of Chiloscyllium plagiosum isolate BGI_BamShark_2017 chromosome 37, ASM401019v2, whole genome shotgun sequence DNA encodes the following proteins:
- the LOC122541618 gene encoding zinc finger protein 271-like, with protein MTNRRIHMREKSFTCEVCNKTFSESSNLRRHRRIHTGEKPFTCDVCDKSFSQSENLLRHQRIHTGEKPFTCEVCDKSFSESENLRTHLRTHTGEKPYTCEVCDKSFSLSSTLRKHQLVHTKEKPFKCEVCNKSFSDSSTLCSHQRIHTEEKPFTCKVCDKSFSNSSTLCKHKRIHTGQKPFRCGFCEKAFTNSSDLLKHQHIHTGEKPFTCKVCYKSFSASSSLRTHQRFHTGEKPFTCNICEKAFTISSDLLKHQYIHTGAKPFPCKLCNKSFSQSTNLRRHQRVHTGEKPFTCEVCDKSFTERSNLHRHQRIHTVK; from the coding sequence ATGACTAATCGACGTATTCACATGAGGGAGAAATCATTCACATGCGAGGTCTGCAACAAAACATTCTCGGAGTCATCGAACCTCCGCAGACACCGACgcattcacacaggagagaaaccgTTCACATGCGACGTGTGTGATAAATCATTCTCGCAGTCAGAGAACCTGCTCAGACACCAACGcatccacactggggagaagccttTCACGTGTGAAGTGTGTGACAAATCCTTCTCGGAATCCGAGAACCTTCGTACACATCTACGGAcgcacactggggagaaaccatacacatgtgaggtgtgtgacaaatcattctcccTCTCCTCTACCCTCCGCAAACACCAACTCGTTCACACAAAGGAAAAACCATTTAAGTGTGAGGTGTGCAACAAATCATTCTCAGACTCATCGACCCTTTGTtcacaccaacgcattcacacagaggagaaaccattcacgtgtAAAGTATGCGATAAATCATTCTCTAACTCATCGACCCTCTGCAAACACAAACGCATTCACACAGGACAGAAACCATTCAGATGTGGATTTTGTGAGAAGGCTTTTACCAACTCCTCTGATCTGCTGAAGCACCAACacattcacacaggagagaaaccattTACTTGCAAGGTGTGCTATAAATCATTCTCGGCATCATCATCCCTCCGCACACACCAACGctttcacacaggggagaaaccattcacttgcAACATCTGTGAAAAAGCTTTCACCATCTCATCTGATCTCCTGAAACACCAATACATTCACACAGGGGCAAAACCATTTCCCTGCAAGCTGTGTAACAAATCATTTTCACAGTCAACAAATCTCCGCAGACACCAACGtgttcacacaggagagaaaccgTTCACATGCGAGGTGTGTGACAAATCGTTCACAGAACGATCAAACCTGCACAGACACCAGCGCATTCACACTGTGAAGTGA